Within Bacillus sp. FJAT-45350, the genomic segment CTCATTCCAGCAAGCCAATTCGAACGATACTGTTCTGGAAAATTAGAAATTTCATCCTGTGCCATTTTCAGAGCCTGTTCCTGATCCTCATGTAACAATGGCAATAACGTTTCTGCAAACCTTGCAAGATTCCATCCAGCAATAGGAGGCTGATTACCATAAGCATAGCGACCTTGAGTATCAATCGAACTAAATACCGTTGCTGGGGCAAACGTATCCATAAAGGCACACGGACCATAATCAATTGTTTCTCCACTAAGTGCCATATTATCCGTATTCATCACACCATGAATAAAGCCAACCAATTGCCATTTAGCAATTAACTTTGCCTGACGCTTCGCCACTTCTTGAAGTAAGGAAAGATACTTATTCGAACAATCTTCACTGCTTGGAAAATGTCGTTGGATCGTATAATCAGCTAATTCCTTAAGTTCCTCTATGGTGCTCCATTTTGCAGCATACTGAAAGGTACCTACACGTAAATGACCGTCTGCCACACGAGTCAATATCGCACCAGGCAATTCTGTTTCACGAATAACTGACTCTCCTGTTGTCACCACTGCTAGACTTCGAGTTGTTGGAATACCTAGTCCAAACATTGCTTCACTAATAATGTATTCACGCAACATCGGTCCAAGTGTTGCTCGACCATCGCCCCCTCTGGAATAAGGTGTTCTACCTGATCCCTTGAGTTGAATATCAAACCTCTCATTTGTAGGAGTCATCTGCTCACCAAGAAGGACAGCTCGACCATCCCCTAGCATATTGAAATATCCAAATTGATGCCCAGCATAAGCTTGAGCAAGTGGGGCAGCACCTTCAGGAATATGATTTCCCGCAAACACTTCTACCCCTTCTTTACCTTGCATCACTTCACTGTTTAAACCAAGTGACGTTGCTAATGTATGGTTAAAAATAATCAACTTTGGCGAACTAACTGGTGTCGGGTTTAGACTAGAGTGAAATTTTTTTGACAACCTAGCATAGCTGTTATCAAAGTTCCAACCTGATTCTTTTACATCTTTTTTCTCTGTCATCGTATCTCCTTCTCTTTCTTAGGCTTTTATATTTTTGTTTTCTTTATCTATCTACGTTCTATATCAACATAATACATCCCTTTTAGTTTCTTACTGTTACATCTTATTATTCGCTCCTTACAGATAAAACAGTATTCTGTTCAGCTTTATAATACGTGTTGCGGTTTAAGTTTTTTATGGAAATTTACCCTATATAAAAATAAGTAAACATTTCATTACTTTTTTCCTAGTCGTATTTTGTAATATTTTTTTTATTTATCTATTGATATTTTGAATAGATGTTGATAATCTAGAGAAGCATTAAATTGGAAAGCTACTTAATGATTATTTCAGGCCTTTCCAAGCAGATAATTTTTGACCACTTCCTCAAGGAAGTTAAGGCCATACGGACAGCTGAGTCAAAAGCCGATTGGCAACTTTAGTTGCCTTATTGATTGAGTTAAAAGCTCAAATTTTATAAGTTGGTTACTTTACAACCAGTGCATTTGCACATCAACTTGTGAAACGGTCAATAAGAGTGCTAAGAAGTAATTATTTGCTATATAGACTCTGAGCCTATTAAGATATATTTTGATTTTTAAAGAGCTACGTATCCATATTATATTTGGACTTCTTTTAGTCTCCGAAACATATGGGTATCTTTACGCTTTTTTAATTATGATGATTATATCCTAGCAAGTGTTGTGCGCACCAATGCGTTTTACACTTGTTTTTTTGTTGTCTTTTTAAGGGGTAATGAAATAATTCGTTTTCCTAAAGGTACACTAGTTGTTACAACTAGCTAAGACGGTACGGA encodes:
- a CDS encoding protein adenylyltransferase SelO; translation: MTEKKDVKESGWNFDNSYARLSKKFHSSLNPTPVSSPKLIIFNHTLATSLGLNSEVMQGKEGVEVFAGNHIPEGAAPLAQAYAGHQFGYFNMLGDGRAVLLGEQMTPTNERFDIQLKGSGRTPYSRGGDGRATLGPMLREYIISEAMFGLGIPTTRSLAVVTTGESVIRETELPGAILTRVADGHLRVGTFQYAAKWSTIEELKELADYTIQRHFPSSEDCSNKYLSLLQEVAKRQAKLIAKWQLVGFIHGVMNTDNMALSGETIDYGPCAFMDTFAPATVFSSIDTQGRYAYGNQPPIAGWNLARFAETLLPLLHEDQEQALKMAQDEISNFPEQYRSNWLAGMRCKLGLFNEESDDESLFESLLSMMKKYKADYTNTFRALTFEKIEGLELFDTEEFNQWYEQWQTRLNRQKESKESSQQLMRNSNPAVIPRNHRVEEALEAAVNEGDFSVMERLLQALANPYAHKSEQEDYMNVPQATGMYRTYCGT